In Aegilops tauschii subsp. strangulata cultivar AL8/78 chromosome 3, Aet v6.0, whole genome shotgun sequence, one genomic interval encodes:
- the LOC109763066 gene encoding large ribosomal subunit protein eL30 produces MVTSTKKTKKSGDNINNKLQLVMKSGKYTLGYKTVLRTLRNSKAKLVILANNCPPLRKSEIEYYAMLAKITVHHYHGNNVDLGTACGKYFRVCCLSIIDPGDSDIINATPAGQ; encoded by the exons ATGGTGACCTCCACCAAGAAGACG AAGAAGTCGGGGGACAACATCAACAACAAGCTGCAGCTTGTCATGAAGAGCGGCAAGTACACGCTCGGCTACAAGACCGTCCTCAGGACCCTCAGGAACTCCAAGG CAAAGCTTGTGATCCTTGCTAACAACTGCCCTCCGCTCCGCAAGTCTGAGATTGAGTACTATGCTATGTTGGCGAAGATCACTGTCCACCACTACCATGGAA ACAATGTTGATTTGGGAACTGCGTGTGGTAAATACTTCCGAGTCTGCTGCCTGAGTATCATCGACCCTG GCGATTCCGACATCATCAACGCAACACCAGCTGGCCAGTAA